The following coding sequences are from one Musa acuminata AAA Group cultivar baxijiao chromosome BXJ1-6, Cavendish_Baxijiao_AAA, whole genome shotgun sequence window:
- the LOC135675795 gene encoding uncharacterized protein LOC135675795: MFKKGNKVEVWNRREVPSGSWWSAEIISGDGHHYSVRYDGYPTDSSVAVDRLPRKAIRPCPPPVGSLKDVMSGDAVEVFDNNSWKLAQVLLVIDENYCFVRLLGSSGEFAAHKSQIRTPLSWQGDKWVTIDKDSGKQNGGMPSSHWRGGKSGYHIVQSCVEIDNSAQKTCFPIENHDFSKKTEWRFCRGTKKRAVDISFPAELCNYGRRKMRAIKKDGRNQGITSEHAIRFMEKLDDVASSEKVLDGKYVHSSFNNRTSSKVDSGRGIPSSDKQNHLVRISGPSDAESTSSSVGSCSVSSSPCRSSEQYVIYPSGELYGHSDHAETYCGLENESSLPRKDLQEEIHQLELNAYRSTLIALYASGPISWEREAFMTNLRLMLNISNDEHLMEIRNLIRSEIATTIS; this comes from the exons ATGTTTAAGAAGGGGAATAAGGTGGAGGTTTGGAACAGGAGGGAGGTGCCATCGGGCTCCTGGTGGAGTGCCGAGATCATCTCCGGGGATGGGCATCACTATTCTGTGAGATATGATGGGTACCCAACGGATAGCAGTGTGGCGGTGGACAGATTGCCAAGAAAGGCCATCAGACCTTGCCCTCCGCCAGTGGGGAGTCTGAAGGATGTTATGTCCGGTGATGCCGTTGAGGTATTCGACAACAACTCATGGAAACTCGCACAAGTTCTGTTGGTCATTGATGAAAATTACTGCTTCGTGAGGCTTCTTGGTTCCTCCGGGGAGTTCGCAGCCCACAAATCTCAGATAAGGACACCGCTGTCTTGGCAAGGTGACAAGTGGGTGACGATTGATAAG GATTCTGGGAAACAAAACGGTGGAATGCCAAGCAGTCATTGGAGAGGAGGGAAGTCTGGATACCATATAGTTCAGTCATGTGTGGAGATTGATAATTCTGCTCAAAAGACCTGTTTTCctattgaaaatcatgatttttctaagAAAACTGAATGGAGGTTTTGTAGAGGCACGAAGAAAAGGGCAGTTGATATTTCTTTTCCCGCTGAGCTTTGCAATTATGGTAGAAGAAAGATGAGGGCAATTAAGAAGGATGGGAGGAATCAAGGAATAACTTCTGAGCATGCAATACGTTTTATGGAAAAGTTAGACGATGTTGCTTCCTCTGAAAAGGTGCTAGATGGAAAATATGTGCATTCTTCCTTTAACAACAGAACCAGTTCTAAAGTGGATTCAGGAAGGGGAATACCAAGTTCAGATAAGCAAAATCATCTTGTCAGGATTTCAGGACCCAGTGATGCAGAAAGTACTTCATCCTCTGTTGGTAGTTGTAGTGTCAGTAGCAGTCCATGTAGGTCATCAGAGCAGTATGTAATCTATCCTTCCGGAGAACTGTATGGCCATTCTGACCATGCTGAAACTTATTGTGGTTTGGAAAACGAGTCATCTCTTCCTAGAAAGGACTTGCAAGAAGAAATTCATCAGCTAGAGTTGAATGCATATCGGTCCACTTTGATAGCATTATATGCTTCTGGTCCAATAAGTTGGGAACGGGAAGCATTTATGACAAACCTTCGTCTAATGTTAAACATATCTAATGATGAACACTTAATGGAGATTAGGAACTTGATACGTTCCGAAATAGCCACCACAATCTCATAG